The window GTGACAAGTCAGTGCAAACTTAGAATGGTTAACTTACTATATGAGGGCCACTTGTACgttccagggttagccaactGATTCGGAGTTAACCGTTTATACAGTACCTACAGTTTAACCCGTGCCCTGTATACACGTAGTttaagggtgcctttcgaccagcaGAGATGTGCTGTGCTGTGCATAGCActtctctggtcgaaaggcaccctaacTCCCAGTTGGTTGGGCTGCCCTACTCAtagcgttgtgttcctgccggtgagtaaggttgccagagctcaacgagggaccGGAGTGTTAGGgacggcaacgtgcatgtaactcctctggagttgcaggcgtccataggttacaGAGAATGCTTACGATGGTAAGCCTGatgaggcgggccgtatgcttgtttgccactgacgtattaaaaaaagttagcccttaaactaaatacatagcaaagagaatttgaaatagaggtgtattgtcaaagacaACTTTGTAGCGATGTAAATTTACTGGCGCCACTTattgatatataacaaattgaacacatatcagtaaatttacgtcgctacaaagttttctttgacaataaatACTCTTTGATACATAGGGATAAGTTTTGCTATTGTTTTCATCTTTGTCCAGGATCAGAGTACGAATTGGATGAAGTTAACATAGACGGGTGCGGCATGAGGCTGCCCTGCGTAGTCACCCTGGGCGAGAATGTTCCTGTCAACGTGAAGTTTTATGCGGGTTAGTATAAGGACAGGCTCCGtcaaatacacatttatataaattttgaatcttattacAATGTAATAAGGTGCCAGATTGTAATAGTAAGTATCTTTAGGTACTCCTAGGaatgataaaaataagtacctatactttGCTTCCTATAAACGGTCGATATagtcaaattagtttaaaaaaacttgtttcAGGCTTCTCATCAACGCAACTCGACCAGGATGTGGTGATCAATATCaacttaataaacttaaaaacaaatgttaCTCCAGGTACATTACAACATAGGTTTTCACATATTAAGGTTCTGtggtcaaaatggcaaaaacggagtgagcgtcaggatggcgggtggaccttagGCCTCAAcaaacgaaatatttataaacatatagtACCTtcggtgtacctcagtgtacctttaatagaatcaagtgtacctctccctaaaacgagatatttaacaaaaaaaccgGATGGCGGGTGGGCCTATGAAATCTTGGATTATACCGCACTACAAGTATGTAGTTATATTCTACCTTTAGTGTACCTCTATAAACCTTTAATAGAAATCAGTTTACTTATCCCTATAACGAGCTATGCTCAAACTAAGGTCCACCCGCCGACCTGACGTTGGGTTGGCgcgtggacctatgaaatcttgcattattcgccatcctgacgctcacaaAACCCTTtaatagtttcgtcatgtccgtaaTATCTCAGAAACAATATTAAGGTTCTATGGCAATTATTGAAGTGAAATGTGGAACAGGTATATTTTTGAGCCGACACTAAGTTcaaagattaaaattaaatataaagaaaatgaaaaattcaagaaaatattttttttttcataaaaaaatattttgaacttgATCTGTTGACCTAATTGAGTTTTCACAAAATTTCTCTTATTAAAATGTCGTAAGTGTCGGGAAGATACGTTTTTTGCTAGTATGGCTTTTTATGTCGTattaaggtacggaaccctgcaTTATGCGTGGCCCGAGACGCACTTGGGCAGTTTTATAACATTGTGCCTATtcgtttcttttttatatttctttatttttcagaGCCCTGTCAAACTGTGCACTGTCCAGTAAGAACCAACGCGGTTACTTCTTTTACCAGCGTTATGACTGTGCCCACCAATATGGCTCTGGTAACTATAGTACTTACAGGAATAATTCTTTGAATCCCTCAATGAATTAAAGAGTATAAGATCATTTCAGCAGAATGATTAAACTTTGCTAGCGATATTGTTCGGCGTTTGAAACAAGTGGGATTTTGAAACAAACAGGGACGCTAATGAGTTTCactagaataaatttaaaagtggaaaaattactgtcttgggtgagacttgaactcacggcctctgaaattaatttagtatgggtagcacatcgttactggtgaatttccaatatgacttggaactccagTAGCCGTccaagaagtgtaacgttcttacggtaaaTGTCGCTAGAGTCCCCTAGACCCttatggtggaaaaatttgctgcttagggatgaggtcttggtggctcagatggcagagcgctggagtattgatccagaggccgtgagttcaaatcgcacccaagacagtaatttttccacttttaaatgtattctaagcttaatagcatcgttcgcagacgtttctgctagttaaaaattaattgagTTCCACTAGCTTCTGTACTCAGTTgccttttttcttaaaaatatcaaatttgttTATCACAtctatttaattaagtaaatacagAAAGAGAATACGGAATACAACAATGACGGAGTGGACGAAGAATGGCTCCGTATGGGACCGTAGTAGACacgcaaaaaaattaattacttatgcatcaatgccattggcatgtttttattcttatatGCAAAAAATCTATTTCCATTTAGAACAATGGatactaaatttaaattaaattgaggGCTACGAGCTACGATGTTCGGAGCTGTGGTTGTTTTCCTGGTAGTTCTAAACTTAAATTCATAGTTTTAGAGcataattaagtataataatacGTGTTAGATAACTCTGACACTTAGgtgtaaaaaaacaattaagcCACAGTTAATTACTCAGGCATAAACATAAATTATGACATATCACATGTCACATAAGTGCGTTTAATATagccagcagtggcagcatggttccatttttatcacttatcactatgcccgccactttcgcgcttacatacttgttagaacgtgacaggcatggtgacaaatgataaagagctgaccatcttagccctcctggcgtaggtacttacttacttaaaacttGCTTGAATTCAACAGTACTTACACTGCTGCCAATTTTAAATGTCTGCCTCTCGCGCGATCTTTCTTGGCTTGCATAGTAAATTATGAACCAAGGAATGAAAGGCACGTACTTGgaatgtaaaatgctctagagcagaaacgctctgcacacttcatagaacaacaatgatccactttcaaagcatgagtttaaaaaaatattgacttaTGCCATGAGgtgtttgttaccaattttGTTTGTAGATGTTAACCAAGAGATGGAAGGCatccatttctgtcgaggtagtttggccaatagtccgagattcaaatggtgcctttcacccgagttaaacactctacttttcatttcgaataccaGGAAAGTAAGCATGCATAAAGACGCatacttcagtagtatttcttgagggtattactttcaattaacagtTTAGCTAAAAatgtcgttatttatggaatgggggagttaattataagaatggaaattgtacaacaaatccttagaaagtacagtgctctagagcataacgtatcattttctgcacactttttagaacaacaactacCCACGTTCAAAGCATGAATAATGAAAACACATATGTATTATAATGCCTGCGGTGACGTCTGACTAGCATCACAAGCaccacttttattatttatggagTAACGGCATATTTAAATGACAGAAATATTTTCTGTGACTggccaaaataattttaaccctAAGAAATCCCTATGATTTCCAGAATCAACGGGGCTATTTGCGTTGGCGCGTATACAATGAACAAGGCAGACAAGTGCTGTGCTACGCCGTGCTGGTGCAAACTCAGAGTCCACTGCAGAAGATTCTTCGTCAAGCGATGGCCCGCGTCCAGGACACACCGAAACACTCCCTCAATTTGAGCAACGTAAATGCCACTGAGCTATCTTACATAGAGAAAATAGTCAATGGTCACTATCAGACAAATAGTAGATAGTTCGACTGTTATGAATACATCTATTGTAAATAGAAGGCAAAGTGATAATGAAAAGATAATGGCAGACGTAATAAAACTGTGATTTACAGATAATgtattgtacctacttaatgtCTTTGTTAGAGGAAATTAAAGATAATGATTAATATGAAATCAGAAATAATATACTATAAATATCTAATTTGTAAAATGCCATTCAGTAGAAATGACAAAAAGTAAACAAGCAAGGGCGCCGGCAGCGGGGTGCAAGGGGGTGCAATTGCACCCCCCTGGCAGATgagaatatatataaaaaaattacgtttgttttagttggaccaatataagtctgcagtgattttgatagcgtAACTCGCAActatataacacaaaaaaatattactgcATTCTATTCCATCTATTATGCACCACCCTGAAAGTAATCCTGGCGGCGCCCATATAAacaagttgttttgttttactaaAATAGGTACTAGTAACTAACAGACgtgtttctaaaaaaataaaaataaagtgtaGGATGCATAAAGGTGATTGAGATTGAAATTGAGGGATTACGAAGCATGTAATAAACacaaattggtttgtttacacttttttaatttctattgaactccattttcgatacctttttagggttccgtagccaaatggcaaaaaacggaacccttatagattcgtcatgtccgtctgtctctccgtttatgtcacagccacttttttccgaaactataagagctatactgttcgaACTTGgaaagtagatgtattctatgaatcgCATTAATCTTTGCACgcaaaaaaaaccaataaattttgggggtttcccatacttagaactgaaactcaaaaaaaacttttttcatcaaacccatacgtgtggggtatctatggataggtcctcaaaaatgatattgaggtttctaatatcatttttttctaaactgaatagtttgcgcgagagacacttccaaagtggtaaaatgtgtcccccccccccccctgtaacttctaaaataacagaatgataaaactaaaaaaaatatatgatatacataaccatgcaaacttccaccgaaaattggtttgaacgagatctgataagtagtttttttttaatacgttataaatggtacggaacccttcatgggcgagtgcgactcgcacttggccgctttttttccaATTAGATCataaaaagtcttattattttaaaacccaTCCAGTATAACTGGACAGTATatgttgtatgtatatgtatgtttaattgtatatgtatgttaagtTTTAGATTATCATTGGCAACCCGCATTCATGTCCAGGACCAAAAACTCTATTGTGTCTTAATAGGTATGTTTGGTTATGGTTATCGGGGGAAATTCCTCATTAAGACATTAATCTCAGATACTCGAATAACATCCATCAATCTCAATTAAATGAATGCGTATTCatgcattaaatacctacatcatatcattgtattaatGCGTccaatattttaaagtaaatttataAATGGACGTTATCTCCGTTATAAAGTAATGCCCCTTTGTGCGTTCGTCTGTCTGTTCGCCTGTTTCCATATGTCACAGTCACAGCTCACAACCATTTTTTTCGAAAAGTACCTATAGGTCATATGAAtaaaatttagatttgtaaGGCTCTTGGAGTTTATAGTTATACGCAatcatcataatcatatttatGACTGCAGAtaggtaaaatatatttataaagacTTTCAAGTAGGTAATATTCACGCGTTAAATTTAAGTAAATTGAACTGTAGAAATttaaggtttttaaaaatattttcagatagattagaaaaaaatattaatctgaccataaaattatacttaatgaCACTTTATAAtcgttaaatgaataaaattaattatattatgtcagagttaaaccaagataattctgcaacaattttgatagcatagactgtgcaagtgttatttatatgtcataatttcatagaagttttaacacatgcacagtctgggctatctaAATCGCTGCAGACTCATCTTGGTCtaaatttaaacatttgtaGGTATCATTTGAGTTATATTATGGCCGATAAAGTGGAATGTGAATTGTGAACACCATCATCCACGAGTAGAATATGGGCTCCACGTGTACCTATTATGTAACGATGTAGGTAATCAAATAAATTGCGTTGCGCTCAACACAATAAGTACGTtgataataagtatttataatatgtcaTGTATAATATCTTCACCTTTTTTAATCGCAAAAAATATCTACGAATTGGCATCTAGTCCAGAAGAGTGTACCTAGGTTTCATTTATCGTTTATTTATGGGAAGATTAGGTAGGCAGGCATCCTTACATTTTAAGGTAGgtacggtcagctgcagagaacaGCCTGCCGTGCATACAAACTTATTATGCGGGGGTGGTACATTTTCTTTGCAGCTGACTGACTGTACTACGGTACGGTGCCTCATGATGATTATTATAATTAGAGATGAGGCCCTCATCTCTAATTATAATAATCTTGACTACCTACTACACCCCAATTGTCTTTAGTTCAAAGATCCACTTCAATCTATCGAGTTAAGATACTTATGATACGTAATGAATGCTAatgaacaaaaaagaaaaaacattgtTCACATATACCTACACATAGCTACATATACGTATCCAAAATAATGAACTCGTA of the Cydia pomonella isolate Wapato2018A chromosome 19, ilCydPomo1, whole genome shotgun sequence genome contains:
- the LOC133528101 gene encoding uncharacterized protein LOC133528101, with protein sequence MLLFNLIVLATGTVSAAVVFEDCGSEYELDEVNIDGCGMRLPCVVTLGENVPVNVKFYAGFSSTQLDQDVVININLINLKTNVTPEPCQTVHCPVRTNAVTSFTSVMTVPTNMALNQRGYLRWRVYNEQGRQVLCYAVLVQTQSPLQKILRQAMARVQDTPKHSLNLSNVNATELSYIEKIVNGHYQTNSR